TGATATCAACGACATGATGCGTGGCCAGCGCGATCGTGCCGTCGCCCTGCAGTCTGTCAGCGAAATCGCCGAGTTCGCGGGTCGTAAGCCGCTATCTCTTGCCATGGAGGAGATTGCCCGTGGTGAGGTCTCCTACGACAAAACGGCCTTCATGAACGACAAGAGCTAGGAGGAGCGCTTGTTCGAGCGTATCTGCCTCGTTCATTATCACGAGGTCGGCCTCAAGGGTCGCAATCGTGCCTCTTTCGAGCACCGTCTCCTCAGCAACATGGAGGCGGCGCTCGTTGCTTTTGACACCAAGGAGATATGCCGTATCTCCGGGCATCTTCTCGTCGTGTTCGAAAATGCGGACGATATTGAACCAGCTGCCCGGATTCTGCTGCAGGTTCCCGGCGTCGCACGCGTGTCACGTGGCTGGCGCTGCGCACGCGACCCCGAGGAATATAACCTTTGCGCCGAGCTCGCGATGATGGATTGCGGTGAGTTCGAGTCTTTCAAGGTCGTCGCGCGCCGCTCAAACACCGATTATCCCATCGACTCCATGCAGCTCAACCAACTCGTTGGGGCGCATCTATGCGCTTTTGCCCCCGACAAGAAGGTCAAGATGAAGGACCCGGACGTCAAGGTTCACGTCGAGATCATCCAGGGCAGCGCCTATGTCTTCTCGCGTAGCGATCGTGGCATTGGCGGCTTGCCCGTGGGAACGGCCGGCAAGGTCGTGAGTCTCATGTCCGGTGGTATCGATAGTCCCGTTGCCACCTGGAAGCTCATGAAGCGTGGCGCCGTCGTCGTGGGCGTCCACTTCTCGGGTGCCCCCGTGACCGATGACGCGAGCGAGTACATCGTTGATGACCTTGCGCATGCGCTTGCGCCGGCGGGTGGTATCGGCCGCATCTACACGATTCCCTTCGGTAACTACCAAAAGGCTATCGCAAGCGAATGTCCACCCAACTTGCGCATCGTACTCTACCGACGCCTCATGTTCCGTATCGCACAGGGTATCGCGCGCATTGAAAACGCGAAGGCGCTTGTCACCGGCGAGTCACTCGGTCAGGTTGCGAGCCAGACTCTCGAGAACATAGCCGCCGTCAATGCCGTTGTCGATATTCCGGTGCTGCGTCCACTCATCGGAAGCGACAAGCTCGAGATCATCGACGTCGCCAAGCAGCTCGGCACCTTCGAGATCTCCTCGCGTCCGGCCGATGACTGCTGCACGCTGTTCATGCCTCGCTCGCCCGAGACGCATGCGCGCATCAAGGATTGCGAGGCGGCCGAGGCCCTCGTGCCGATAGACGCATGGATCGACGAGATTCTCGATAATCTCGAGTACCGCGACTATCCCTGCCCATCGTACAAAGCGC
This window of the Coriobacteriaceae bacterium genome carries:
- the thiI gene encoding tRNA 4-thiouridine(8) synthase ThiI, whose translation is MFERICLVHYHEVGLKGRNRASFEHRLLSNMEAALVAFDTKEICRISGHLLVVFENADDIEPAARILLQVPGVARVSRGWRCARDPEEYNLCAELAMMDCGEFESFKVVARRSNTDYPIDSMQLNQLVGAHLCAFAPDKKVKMKDPDVKVHVEIIQGSAYVFSRSDRGIGGLPVGTAGKVVSLMSGGIDSPVATWKLMKRGAVVVGVHFSGAPVTDDASEYIVDDLAHALAPAGGIGRIYTIPFGNYQKAIASECPPNLRIVLYRRLMFRIAQGIARIENAKALVTGESLGQVASQTLENIAAVNAVVDIPVLRPLIGSDKLEIIDVAKQLGTFEISSRPADDCCTLFMPRSPETHARIKDCEAAEALVPIDAWIDEILDNLEYRDYPCPSYKAPRKMRREGSD
- a CDS encoding DNA-directed RNA polymerase subunit omega, with protein sequence MSIVEPRIDTLLDKTHEDKYLLCAIASKRARDINDMMRGQRDRAVALQSVSEIAEFAGRKPLSLAMEEIARGEVSYDKTAFMNDKS